One window from the genome of Musa acuminata AAA Group cultivar baxijiao chromosome BXJ1-4, Cavendish_Baxijiao_AAA, whole genome shotgun sequence encodes:
- the LOC103981827 gene encoding E3 ubiquitin-protein ligase Os04g0590900-like — MVTTRNQKTWLPYEPPKDCSMGLCSIYCHHWCYTFFSPPPPILLSDESSRSTTFSPLVIAVVGVLATAFLFVSFYAIVSKYCCTSESLRRQQHRSDADDHELADDLGQSSRGDPWHVSPTHGLDQALINKITLCKYKRGDVLVEGTDCSICLGEFREDDSLRLLPKCSHAFHLPCIDTWLKSHSNCPLCRADIVVTDAEQPPAPPAPVDIPQVEDIQHSDEMGPLREDSAVVGGEEENQLENKIEISPQTHGNLEGMESNAIVEIRDSDFQTLGRSASMGSLHRGGEVSMMDEFVAAKENGVWIGTTSSTGRGGGDLKDNSRNSRPQLVVSTAQMKRSFSSGRFGMSRNGRGRNAILPM, encoded by the coding sequence ATGGTCACCACCAGAAACCAGAAGACCTGGCTTCCTTATGAGCCACCAAAAGACTGCTCCATGGGCTTATGCAGCATCTATTGCCACCACTGGTGCTACACCTTCTTCTCGCCTCCTCCCCCTATCTTACTCTCCGATGAGAGCTCACGGTCGACGACCTTCTCCCCCCTCGTGATCGCAGTCGTCGGAGTCCTCGCGACCGCCTTTCTCTTCGTGAGCTTCTACGCCATCGTCTCCAAGTACTGCTGCACGTCCGAGTCGCTCCGGCGGCAGCAACATCGATCGGACGCCGACGACCACGAGCTGGCCGATGACCTTGGCCAGTCATCCCGCGGCGACCCGTGGCATGTCTCTCCAACCCACGGGCTCGACCAGGCCCTGATCAACAAAATCACGTTGTGCAAGTACAAGAGAGGTGATGTCTTGGTGGAGGGCACCGACTGTTCTATATGCCTGGGCGAGTTCCGGGAGGACGACAGCCTCCGGTTGCTTCCAAAGTGTAGCCACGCCTTCCATCTTCCCTGCATCGACACTTGGCTGAAGTCGCACTCGAATTGCCCGCTCTGCCGGGCTGACATCGTGGTAACGGATGCAGAGCAGCCGCCAGCTCCTCCAGCTCCGGTGGACATTCCACAGGTCGAAGACATCCAACATAGCGACGAGATGGGGCCGCTCAGAGAGGATTCAGCAGTCGTCGGCGGAGAAGAGGAAAACCAGCTGGAGAACAAGATCGAGATATCGCCACAAACACATGGAAACTTGGAAGGGATGGAGAGCAACGCAATAGTCGAGATAAGAGACTCTGACTTCCAAACACTTGGGAGATCGGCTTCAATGGGATCTTTGCATCGCGGAGGGGAAGTAAGCATGATGGACGAATTTGTAGCTGCGAAGGAAAACGGAGTTTGGATTGGAACTACTTCCTCAACGGGGAGGGGAGGAGGGGATCTCAAGGACAACAGCAGGAACAGTAGACCGCAACTTGTTGTGAGCACAGCACAGATGAAGAGATCCTTCTCCAGTGGGAGGTTCGGCATGAGTAGGAACGGGAGAGGAAGGAATGCGATCCTTCCGATGTAA
- the LOC135651144 gene encoding exosome complex exonuclease RRP46 homolog — protein sequence MGAMTVDRADGRSVNQLRPLACSRNILHRAHGSARWSQGDTIVLAAVYGPKAGTKKGENPEKASIEVIWKPKTGQIGKLEKEYEMILKRTLQSICLMTIHPNTTTSIIVQVFGDDGALLPCAINASCAALVDAGIPLKHLAVAICCGLTEGGSVILDPTKAEEQKIQAFAYLVFPNSPLSVLPSAPSAEVDGPIENGIITSVTHGVMPVVDYFNCLERGRAACAKISEFHRRSLESQVLGDLTKAT from the exons ATGGGAGCAATGACGGTGGATCGGGCGGACGGACGTAGCGTCAATCAGTTGAGGCCGCTCGCTTGCTCTCGGAATATCCTCCACCGAGCTCACGGCTCTGCTCGCTGGTCCCAAG GTGATACAATCGTATTGGCTGCAGTATATGGACCAAAAGCTGGAACAAAGAAGGGTGAGAACCCTGAGAAAGCCTCTATAGAGGTTATATGGAAGCCTAAAACCGGGCAGATAG GAAAACTGGAAAAGGAATATGAGATGATCCTGAAGAGAACTTTGCAAAGCATATGCTTGATGACTATCCATCCCAATACAACAACCTCTATCATAGTTCAG GTTTTTGGAGATGATGGTGCT CTTCTCCCTTGCGCCATCAATGCATCATGTGCTGCACTTGTAGATGCTGGTATTCCTTTAAAACACCTTGCTG TTGCAATCTGTTGTGGTTTAACAGAGGGTGGATCGGTGATTCTAGACCCTACTAAGGCAGAAGAGCAG AAAATTCAAGCATTTGCTTATTTGGTGTTTCCAAATTCTCCACTATCAGTCCTTCCTAGTGCGCCATCAGCAGAGGTTGATGGACCAATTGAGAACGGAATCATCACATCTGTTACACATGGGGTGATGCCTG TGGTTGACTATTTCAACTGCCTTGAACGTGGTCGTGCTGCATGTGCAAAGATCTCAGAATTTCATAGGAGAAGCTTGGAGTCACAAGTCCTGGGTGACCTTACTAAGGCGACATAG